The Panthera leo isolate Ple1 chromosome D1, P.leo_Ple1_pat1.1, whole genome shotgun sequence region tgctaGCCTGCTGGTGTGGGTTGTTGTGGTGCTCTTTGgtgcgcatgcgcatacgcaggAGCGTtgaaaaatggcaccacccagccacacagtctgttctcccagatcagcaatcacacaccagtcctccgtcttcagctctcatccactccctgctttttcactctctgtgaccaggccccaagCAGTatctctctcccaagttttgtctcagatgtggctatTTTCCCTGGGCCCTTACTTCctaaggactgcggctttgacccactGCACCCATCTAtgggagggtctcacccagcAATGGCCGAATATCCGCTGCATCCAGGAATGCCTGCTGGATGCTGTTGTTgctggtgccccaagactgtggccacgtgccagcccgccccagaaaatgttcgccagacagtgtagcagcagcatttcagggattatggaaaatcacaacacgcatctggcaccaggtttcacccttaatgaccttgttacagcaccagcaaatgtggccattttctggggtttgctgggaccaggtggcttcaacagtctctacgaaatgtccttccagcagtggaaccacttttccctgtgtggccccagaacctcccagctcccactctgttcctggggattcgcccttcccaccagagcaccaccaggtattgagctgtggagttgcagccttgtGCTTCCCTAGTTTACAGCCTTGATAGAGtttaaaccctcttctttctcctttctccctttttagtttagtccctgcagctgtttccaattttctgctttctctccagctgcttttggggaggggtgattttcccatattctttccccctccccagtctctgtcctctctctgcccgaaAAAGAGGTTCCCTACCTTTcagggcttcttgctccccaagtttaGCTCTCCActccatgtacctgctgaattctgtggttcaggttgtgcagattgttgtgttaatcatCCAATCAATTTTCTGGGTGTGAAGGATGGttcagtgttggtctggctgtattttatGGACGCAagacacaaaaagcttccatgctgttccgccatcttggctcctccctcatATTTCTTATTGTATAAAATTTGTTGCtatatatgtatttcattaaTTATAGAAACTACTGCCAAGCATTActtgaagtgttttttttgttgttgttgtttttatttatttattttttttgagggagagagcgtgtATATGTGAGTAGAGtagggacagacagaaagagagagaatcccaaacaggaaaCACGCTCATcgcagagccctatgcaaggctcaatcccaaggaaccttaagatcatgacctgagctgaaatcacgaacGGGATACTcatcctactgagccacccaggggccccttaattcttttatctctctGACTTTTAATCTTCCCTaagaagctttaaaatatttgttaagttaaaaatattgccatttgtttAGTCACAGTGAAACTATGGAAATGTTTTAGGAGAATAGATACAGttacataaagaatatatttctatttcaggTGCATGCCGTTACTCCATCGGAGTGTTAATGATTTCTACATGTGTTTATGTACATTTATATCTACAGGTGCTGCATTTGTGAATGGGATTTGCCATTCTAGTTTGCtttctattgtatttttgaatataaataaatggaaggctTATTTTTAGGGTGTGTTATTTCCTAAATGCTTATAATTTCAAcaaattgttagaaaaaaaatattgaatatcaCATTTAGAATAAGTTTGAAGTAAATAAGAACATTGCCTTCTTCCATTTCatatgaacatttaaattaatgtctgatttcatttctttgactAATAAAGGAATACAATTAAATTATCATCCTATAgtgaaaattctttattttttccatactttaaagaaaattgtgACATAATCTatgaaaaatctgttttaatacACATTGTTGTTTTCAACTCTGTCTCTTTGATTAGtagttgaaaggaaaaaatgtattctctattCTATTTGGATTGGTGATTCTGTTCATGTTTATAAAGTCAAGAGGCATGTTTTGAACCAGATTCCTTAAGAGTATAGCCtcatttacattattaaaataacttccatgttttcagtcattttactattttttcttattttcaagttGTTGTGAACTTTTACCTTTTGATATACATGTAAATGCGTGTTAGTTGGAAGTAGGAACAAAGGCCAATATGATATGTAAACCTGATATCCTATTACCCTGGAAGattgacagttatttttattatcagtCCACTATGTCATTAATGATTTGTTCAAATCTTGAGTTTCCAAAATAGAAGTAAGGACTTCAAAGGAATTACTAACAAACATACATTTTCCCTATGTAGAGATTTTCACCAATTCTTCCATCTCTATAAATTTTCTGAAAGACTGAAATTTAACAGCTAtcaatttatacatttatgtattttatctttttttaaaaaaaaaacagctcttagttttattgacaatttccacattttaaaatctccatttcatttatttctagtatggcctttgttctttctttctctttgccatctttgggcttagtttgttctgtTTCTAATTCCTTGAGATGAAaagtgaggtttttaaaaatgttttattatttatttttgaagaagagacagagagagacagagtgtgagctgggaaggggcaggagagagagagggagacacagaatctgaagcaggctccaggctctgagctgtcagaacagagccagacacagggcttgaactcacaagctctgagatcatggcctgagccaaagtcagatgcttaactgactgagccccccagcaccccagaagAGTGAGGGTTTTTAtctgaaatatttcttgttttaatgttGGCATTTATGGCTATAGACTTCCTCTTAAAACTGCTATTGAATCATTGCATATGggttttttatgattatttattttgacagagaaagagagagagagagagagagagcaagagagcatcagcacaaggggaggagcagagagagagggagaaagagaatcccaagcaggtccagcactgtcagcacagagccagatgcagggctccattccatgaaccacgagatcatgacctgagctgaaatcaaaagttggtggctcaaccaaatgagccacacagaTATCCTTTcttgtctcatttaattttattttaatttttaaatgtttatttttgaaagggagagagaaagagcacaagtggatagggacagagagagagaaggagacacagaatgaataggctctaggctctgggctgtcagcacagcccaacacagggcttgaacccacgagccatgagatcatgacctgagccaaagtcagatgcttaaccgactgagccacccaggcatcccaattgtccccattttagatgagaaaattgatatAAGGTTAAGTATGTTGCCCAAGGACACAGTACTCACAGGGGTTGGAGAAGGGTTTTCAACCCAGAAAGTCTGGCTTTGTAAGCACATTATTTATCTCTGTGGTCTACTGCCTATGAAAAGATATAATCCTTAAGTAATTctagaaattaaattaataacaGAAGTACTCTAATTCTGAGAGTTAAATAATGCTAAGATTCCTAGTACAcagtaaatgcaaaaaaaaaaaatgctcggTAACATTACTGTTATGAAAATAGAGACTCTAATTCAAGCAGTTTAAAAGGATTATCAACCGTATACAAATCTGTTATGACTTACAAAGCAACATTTTATTTGCCAGCACACAAACTCTTTAAATACTGATGGCATGAGttcaaataaaaagagaaaaggtatactgaaatgaagggaaataaaatgaaattttatgtcAATAGGAATAACCTGTCTTATATAGGATGTATCTGCCGTCCTCCAAAAAAACATGTAAAGACCAGTGAGGGAGGAAGCAAACTACTACATGTTTCTGGAACTGTCTGTCCAGTACTCATTTCAAAATCTCCCTGAatgaaggaattatttttataaacttgcACTTGTAAGAATACTCAAAATTTAGTGGAGTGGAACATCTGCTTTACAGATACTCCCCATGggttttctctcactctcccaaGGAAGCACAACCCCTATATGTTGCATCATTCACTCTCAGAACCTCCCAGGGTTTGGGATTTACTCCAGTGACTCCTAGACCTGCATAAATCTTGCTCCTTCTGGAATGTCCATGCCACcgtgacaaagagaaaagaaccagGTCCATTTTCAAGATTGGCAAGACCATCTCTGCTGTGAGCGACAGTTATTCTTTATTAAGTCCATGAAATGTACATGAACAAGTGGACAACATGACTGAGAGATGACTTCTATAAATGACTGAGTGTCTTATGTAATAAGCAGAGGTGAATCTTACACGCTACGGCAGTGAGTTGCAATTCATTTCACGAAGTTTTAAAGGCAAACACTtgaatgtgttttccttttctatttggtGTACTTAAACTTCATTATAATACCTTCACGAGCCGAGTATTTTCTCTGTTATTTGTAGTGTGTGAAGCACTGAGGTAGAAAGTGACAGTGAGATTATGGATATGGACTCAATTCCTCTGATGGGGTCAGTGAGCGAATAAGAAGGTTTCATATGGAGGCATAGTTTCTGTTTCAGAGCAAATGAAGCTTCTTATAAAATACAAGCATTGGTAATACGTGTAATGAGTTCTTGTGCTAAATGTAATCATTCCTTTTACAGCTGTTACTTCAAACTGTATATTAAGGCAGTGGAAAACACATGTGATTCTTAATAAgctgttaagtatttttttttttctgagaggtaTCCATCTTTAGAGATCCATGTCTGTTCAACCTGACTCCAAAATCAGTAACTCCACCTTTCTCCTTACGGGTTTCCCTGGCCTGGAACGGGAATATCCTTGGCTCTCCATTCCTTTCTCCTGTATCTATGCTATGGTACTCTTAGGGAATTGCCTGGTGTTGCATGTGATCCGGACAGAGCCCAGCTTACATGAGCCCATGTTCTACTTCCTGGCCATGTTGGCCCTCACTGACCTGTGCATGGGGCTGTCCACAGTGCACACGGTGCTCGGGATCCTGTGGGGGATCAGCCAAGAGATTGGTCTGGATGCCTGCATTGCTCAAACCTTCTTTGTTCATGGTCTATCATGCATGGAGTCTGGAGTCCTTCTTGCCATGGCCTTTGATCGCTTTACTGCCATCTGCAATCCTCTGAGATATACATCCATCCTCACCAATATGAGAATCATCACCATTGGTGTGGCCATTTTAGGGAGGAGTTTCCTGTTCATTACTGCTCCCATTGTCCGCCTAAAGTTCTTCCATTACTGCCATCCtcatatcctctcccattccttcTGCCTGCACCAAGACTTACTTCGGCTTGCCTGCTCCGACGTCCGCTTCAACAGCTTCTATGCGTTAGCCCTGGTGATCTGCACGCTCTTTTTGGATTCGGTGCTCATTCTCATCTCCTACATCTCGATCCTGCATTCAGTCTTGACTATTGCATCCCGGGACGAGCGGCTCAAGTCCTTGAAGACCTGTGTCTCCCACATCTGTGCTGTTCTGGTTTTCTATATCCCAATTATTGGTTTGACTATGGTGCACCGCTTTGGAAAGCACCTCTCTCCTGTGGTCCATGTCCTCATGGGCAATATCTATATCCTTTTCCCACCCTTGATGAACCCTATCATCTACAGTGTCAGAACCCAACAAATACGTAGCAGGATCCAGAGATGGTTCACTAAACAAAACTGAGTACTAGAAGTTAGTGTGTTCTAAGGAAGGGAAGGTCGTATTTGCAAGAGGAATGACTGATAATGATTTGtagcagaaataataaatgtatatgtaatatttaacAGATTAAAGGCATATTTATAGTCATTTCTTAATTTAGTTTTCCAGAGCCGGAGAAATAAGCAGAGAAACTGTTACTGATctcatttcctaattttaaaattaagtataacGTTAACTACACTGACTTGTGTCCCCAGTGTATCAGTGAGCACTTGCCTGGGTAGTTACTAAGTTTATGGTACCATCCATGCTTTTTGAATTCTAGTTCAgcatgtggttttatttttcatagaactggTATATCGGTACATTTACTTGTATAGGACAAGTAGCCTTTACATATTATTACCATGTGTCACAAGTTGACTCTGTTGAGTTTGTTGAGAAGGAAAATTTTACTCTACCCTTCAAGGTTCTTCTAAATTAGTCTAATAATTACATTGGCATGagacagatgaacaggagaaaaaaaaaacaaaatttaattaatgCACACAGAGGTCCATAGTAAAATTAAGACCAAAGGAAATGACCAAGACATgaagtttttatacattttagacaaagaaacatccatctgtgaggaattgacaggacaaagaaaacttatGCTCAGGAGCTTCCATTAGTAAAGAATTCTAACTGTGGACTAGAATTTGGGCTGGGGTAATAAATCTGTAAAAATTACAAGATTTATTTACATAGGCTACTTTGGCCCTGAATTCCCTATCTCTGATGATAAGGATGTCCCTTTACCTCTTGATGCAGAGAAggtacctttcacatgggagatgTGCTTCCTGCTTTCTGGAGACAAAGAGTCAGTAGTcttgcactggctgtttcttaCATAAGTTTAATTCAGCATAATCTTTATGGTATTGTGGCATACTTCGGGGCAGCCTTCCCTAGGTCCCTGTAAGATCATTCACACCTCTTCACACCTTTTGTTTAAGCAAAAGTGCCTAGAAAGCCTGTTCTGTCTCACCTAATAGAATGCAGGATTGGTAGATTAGATTACACGGTTTAATGTAAAAGATTGGGTGAACAGTGACTGAATCAGCTGTCATATCTCTACATAGTCTACGATGTACCCCCAATTCTATATAGTTTACAATACTCATGAGAGTTGTCAATTGACTTTAATCTTGGTGTCAGtgtatatgaaattttaaagacaGATCAACCTCTTTATCTTTAAGGTAGGATGCGAAGGCacatatatattaagtaaaaCATCTGCACCTAAACTGGGGATAGAATTATGGTTGTGAGAATCTTTCGAATATATATCccattttttaagtaatgtttgtatttatttttgagacagagtgagagatagcattgagtgggggaagggcagagagagagggagacacagaatccgaaacaggctccaggctcaaagctgtcagcacagagcctgacgcggggctcgaactctctaccatgagatcgtgaccggagccgagtcagacgctcatccaactgagccacccaggtactcctgtATATCCCATTTCTAAGTCTCACCCTCTTCATAGATAAAATTAGGAAATTCAAGTCAATAACAAAATGCagatattgttattttttgttgtttcttgctttttaaaaaaccttgacCTCCtcctaaattaaaaatcaaaaagtaaaaaaaaaaaaaaaaaaagaatcccatatTATCAGtctcaagattgttttttaaatttctttaaatattgtcaCCTCATCACAGCTATATCAAGCCATGACTGGGACAGCAGAGTTATTAGCAGAGACTAATTACAGTTAGGCTACAGAGATGGGAGGAAGCATATTGTTGCACATACACCTTCAGGTGTATGAAGTTCCATCATCGATATTCTcacaaacagagaaaaaaatcaattttgaaaactAACGTTTGGTTTGTTAcctttaatttatgttttagtgttttattaGAAAATTGATATGCTTTTTAGATTAAAAGATATCACATTTGTGTTTGTTACTCTTGCCTTTGAGAACTGTCACTGTGTAAAGCCCACACATCTCTATATCTCAGTCTATCTAAACATCTCTGTCCATGTCAGACTACGTTATCCTGATGGCTCCTTTCTGTTAGGCTCTCTGTAACCATACTTTATTTCAGAATGCCTGCCTCTCCTATCAGTCCTATTTCTCTATGTGTAGCTCATTTCTGAAAGAAACTTCTGGCCAATCATTGGTAGTTGACATGTTCTAGTTATAGTGGGAAATAATAGACcttatttctcctctttgttAGGGGGAATTTGAGAAAAAGGATGGAGAGGAACCTTcacattattatattaaatataatcaatATTATAATATTCATTGATGATGAAAATATAAGTGATCCCTAGTATATATGCATTAAGgtttacattaaacaaaatttttggGGGCGCGTAGGTgacctagttggttaagcatccaactttgactcaggttatgagcccctggttcaagagttcaagccccatatcagggtctctgctgtcagctcagagcccactttggattctctgtcttctctctgcccctccccccccacaaaaaaaacaaaaataatttttttaaaatttttatgcatATTAGAAGTCAGATTTTGGAGTAAGAATATTTTGAGTTGTCCAAGGGCAATAATATTATCCCCACTTAACATGACAATAAAATGGGTTTGGTGAACTTTACATTTTGCATAAgttgagcttttatttttccccatgaaTATGTCTAAGAAAAGAAGTTTTCCTATAGTCTTCTATAAAATTTCAGTGTCTTAACTCTAAAAACTGAGCAGAAATATGATAGACTATAATTACCCCAAGTGAATAatagtgaaaaggaaaaagtttcaATAAGCATTTCATAAGGTCAGAGTTAAAATTCCGTGCTTACATATTTATACTGTATGTTATTAAGTTGTACCTAAATGATAACAGAATTAGAAGTTAGCTATTAATgcattatatttgtgtatgtgggTATATATCAACATATGTatgtttgcatttatatatatatgtgtgtgtatattcaggTGATACTTATTATTTACAGATTCTGTATATGGGAATTCATCTACttgttcaaatatatttgaaaccCCAGAATCAATGCCCCCAGTGTTGTCACCATTAATGGACATATGCCAGGCAGCAAAAAATTTGAGTTGCCTAATACACATGTCCTCAGCTGAGGTTGAACAGGCTTaagctctgccttcttgtttcatcTCTAGTACAAATAAATGAGTATACATTTCTGTGGTCTATTTAATGCTCTATTTTACTcctttttgttggtggtggtgatggtgaaaATGGCCCCCAAGCATCCTACTGAAGTGCATCCAGTGTTCCTAAACCCAAGGCTGTGATCCATCTTACGGAGGTGACAGTGTGTCAGATAAGCTCCCTGTAGGCAGAAGTTACAATTGCCCGTGAgctcaatgttaatgaatcaaaaATACTGAACatccagaaaaaggaagaggagtttTATCAATCTGTGCATGAGGTTGCTCCTCCAATTGCTAGGGCAACGTCTAGAGTGTGTGATGAAACTATGGAGAGAATGGAAAGTTGACTAAGTTTGTGAATTCATGGTATTATgatcaattaaataaaatgtagtggATGGCACTTTTGCAAGTGTGAAATCCAAAGGAATCTAC contains the following coding sequences:
- the LOC122200164 gene encoding olfactory receptor 51V1-like, whose amino-acid sequence is MFIKSRGISMSVQPDSKISNSTFLLTGFPGLEREYPWLSIPFSCIYAMVLLGNCLVLHVIRTEPSLHEPMFYFLAMLALTDLCMGLSTVHTVLGILWGISQEIGLDACIAQTFFVHGLSCMESGVLLAMAFDRFTAICNPLRYTSILTNMRIITIGVAILGRSFLFITAPIVRLKFFHYCHPHILSHSFCLHQDLLRLACSDVRFNSFYALALVICTLFLDSVLILISYISILHSVLTIASRDERLKSLKTCVSHICAVLVFYIPIIGLTMVHRFGKHLSPVVHVLMGNIYILFPPLMNPIIYSVRTQQIRSRIQRWFTKQN